ACACCAAAAACTCCCTGTTGTTACATATTCATTCGAGGTGCTTGGAATACTTCTGTGAATATGACAAAGCTCTTGCCCTCAAGTGTCTATACTAGTGGGCAAGACAGACAACAAAACTAACGGATCTACATGTCAGGCCTTGGTAAGTGCGGTGAAGACAACATCCACGCATATCCTTTCAAAGTATAAGCTCAAAGGGTGGAGCCATGTCTCACTCAAAATCTTTGTATCCTTACATAGCACCTTGTATTTGTAAAtgcttgacatttttaaataaataatggtaataGTTTGGAGACTTTTTTTATACTGTCGAATTATTAAATCTGTAAGACCCACAGTTGCATTCAGATTGAACATGAGGTCCTTTGTGTCTGCATGTGCACCAATCTATTGTTGAGAACTATACAAGTTAAGATGTTGTTGTTCTGTACTTTCAAATGGTAGATATTTTCCTGGCCAAATATGCCTATTTCTGTGATGGTCTGGGTCTTAAGAGTACAGGCTCTGAGTTGGACTCTCAAGTCCAAATGGTGACTCTGCCAACCTGTTGCCTTAATTACACAAATGTAAAATGGCGGCAAATACTAGTACCTACCACATAGGGCTgttaatgagaattaaatgagttccTGGCACGTGGTAAACGATTAATCATACTAGCTATTATGTTACTGTGGGGTAGGAATAttcttgatttgttttaaatatccaTGGACACTTTTGTGAGAATACATGTATTCTAAAAAGCTGAGAGAAGAGAGTAATTTGGTGCaaagacctttttaaaaaaattacaatttgataattgaaataaatgaacatttgatGAGAATTTAAAGAATTCAGAAAAGATCCAAGCTTTCCTCCAACCAGATTTattgaacataaaaaaattatatatacaaactGACCTGGACTTGCTGCTTCAAAACATGATCCTTTCTTCCTGATATTTTGTTAAATCAGTCCACAGAGTGTCAAAAAGGAGCTTACTCGAAAGTTAATAGAGAAGTACCCAGTGCACATTAAATAAGTTGCCTAACTATTAAACTTTAATATTAATCTGTAAAGTAATTAACTCAGGTGGGCAGGAGTCCCTATGACAGGCTGCTGGAGACCTGAGACGTTAGGAAGCCATTTTGTGCACGGCCACTGTGATGCCATCGTGTTTCTGGATCATAATGTTCCTGAAAGACAAAGCAGAAGATATTTAGTAAAACGTTTTCAGTGGGAGTCAGTGTAAGATTAAATATGCTGTTTGCTTTAAGACACAactaaaaacataatatttataatttttctatgtacaaaagcaatatatgaacacaacaaaacatttagaaaatacagaaagtataaaatagaaaaatgaattctgTAATCCTAGCACTCAGAGACAgccactattaatattttcctatttttttatctGCACGTATACTATTTATACAATTGTCCTTTGACAAAACTGATCATATTGTACATCGTTTTGTATTCTGCTTTTGTCACTTACTACTGCTATTCTGAGGGCTCTCACGTGGAATATCTTTAGTATTCCTATTACTACAGAAGGTAGTTTCTGTTCTTTGATTGGTCTTCCTCTTattatgactttctttttctcGGTAGACTGACAGTTGATGATAATTCTTCCTTCACTGTGGTCTGACAGCACATTAGCTTCAGAGAGCAATTGATCTGCTCCTGGGGTCCACAGGGTGAAGAACCTCCCTTACTGCCCTGATGAACACAGGACAAGCCCCAGTCGAGTTTTCCAGggatttttccaaataaaaaggaCAGGATAAGATTCGCTGACATCTACTCACCCGTTATCTGACTCTAGACACACCACAGGAATATCAGTGGGGTCTGCGGTTAGTTTAGCGGCTTGCTGGGAGAGAACGGATATCACCCCGGCATGCTCATCTGACAGAGTCCCACGGCCTGAAAGACAGATGATACCATGTCGCCTGACTGGCCAAAAGTAAGGTGAGAGCCGTAGGAGTGTCTCCCACTGAATTGTTCACAAAAAGCTTTTTCATGCTTTCTCAGGTTACTGACAAGAAATGTTTTTGCTCTGATGGTACTCAGCTGGTTACAGCagtgagacagacagacaacagTTCCTAAATCAATAAAACAACAGACACTCAATTTTCAAAGTCATTCCCATTACCACCTCTAAACACCTTCTCAAGCATAGAAGCTGCAATTCAAATCCATCTGAAAgtcataaattcattttataggAACCTTGCTGAAACAATAAGAAATTCAGAGGTGAGATTGACAAAAACCAGTAAGGGCAAGAGACTTGTTGAAACTAATTCCTCGCGGGaaatctgatttccttttcttgagcTCAACCTCAAAGAGTAGAAAAATCTTCAGTCAGGAGTTCAGCTGTAAGGTCACCTTGACAGCATATGTGGATATTCTGTGAGCAATTATTTCACTAGAATAAGCTGGCTGTTTTCAGATATCAACACAATTGGCTTTTTATTAATGCTTGTGTTAGCCTGAAGATAATAACTAAATCTTGGGTGTCAGGTACAAAAAGTAATTACCAAGTTTTACAATACATTTCCACATATAAGGGCAACACAAGCCTACCTGCCTGCAACTATGTCTGGTAATAGACATGTCACTACGGCAGAGTTGACAGATtcattattatataaaacattaactGGACACAGTGCAGACTTGCAGGCCTTGGAAGTTTCTTAAAGGAACTCATTTAGTTTATTTCCTCACTTGAATTTCAGCCTTTCCATTAGTGAGCCTGGCAAGCAACCCCCACTTCACCCCAAAATCTGCCTTTTTTCTCCTGATTTGTGTGTAAAACCTAAGTTACACAGATTACCTCTTTCAGTCACCCTCCCAGCAAAAATTCAGAGCTTTAAAAAGTCCtgcaataaagaagaataaggaaCCCTGGGCTTACTAGTTCTGACATTAACCAGCTGAATGCTTTAGTTATTAACCTTTCTggatttatttcctcatctgtaattgttaccatttattgagcatgatGTCTGGGTTCTTTGCTGTTTTACACATATTAAATAATCTTACAGTAGTGTGAGGAAGAGACTTAGGAGCCAGACTCAAATCCCAGTTCAATCATTGCCTTATTATCTACCTTAGGATGAAATGACTTAgtacatgtaaagcatttagaatggtGCCTGAAACAGTAAAAACTCACCAAATGcaatttagttattattattattaaacaactacccagtaaagaaactgaggcttagaaaggctCTTTTTGGTCCAAGTTCATACTACTAGTAAACGGAAGAACTGGAGGTTGAACCCAGCTGGGTCCAACTCGGAAGCCGTTTTTACTGCCTACTCACTTATTGTTATGTGTGGTTGGACTAAAAACTGGCCCTACCCATCTTGCAGGAGTATTAAAAAATTAGATATCAATATACAAAGCCTAGCAGTCCGAGCATATGGCACACATTTAACACATGTAACTGCTGTCATTATCTGAGGTCCTTTCTAGCACCAATGTAAAATTAGTGAAACACTATTTTCGTAGAAACCACCGTGCAGTACTAGCACTGCAAGGCACAGTTCTACCTTCatacatttcagttttctaatctcGTTATTTGGAGTAATCGCGACTTTCAGAAAAGTACCTAGAAAGTGGCAGGATGACAGGAAATAAAAACTAGAGAAGAACAGCACACTAGACTCCTACTCAACACGAGTGCTGTGCCACCCACCGAAGGGTTGCCGTGGAGATACTTACAGCCCAGATTAAGTCCTTGTGAATCTGTGCACAGGACTCCAACAATGGATGGATTCTTCATTCTAATGCCAGGAACATGatgtaagaaaatgaatttaaataactACAATAACACAGACAGGC
This DNA window, taken from Rhinolophus ferrumequinum isolate MPI-CBG mRhiFer1 chromosome 22, mRhiFer1_v1.p, whole genome shotgun sequence, encodes the following:
- the LAMTOR5 gene encoding ragulator complex protein LAMTOR5 isoform X1, translated to MKNPSIVGVLCTDSQGLNLGCRGTLSDEHAGVISVLSQQAAKLTADPTDIPVVCLESDNGNIMIQKHDGITVAVHKMAS
- the LAMTOR5 gene encoding ragulator complex protein LAMTOR5 isoform X2, which codes for MEATLEQHLEDTMKNPSIVGVLCTDSQGLNLGCRGTLSDEHAGVISVLSQQAAKLTADPTDIPVVCLESDNGNIMIQKHDGITVAVHKMAS